A genomic region of Nostoc sp. UHCC 0702 contains the following coding sequences:
- a CDS encoding caspase family protein — MSKFSRNLAFVIGINNYGKGIPSLQNAVNDAKKLVEVLRQQHEYHIWVCLDELATLKNLHELLNKTLPGQVQPDDRLLFYFAGHGIALNGEDGPEGYLIPQDAKSEDVQTYLPMTQLQAALEKLPCRHFLGILDCCFAGAFRWSSTRDFSTVPEVIYQERYDRFIQDPAWQIITSAAYDQKALDAFAINTERGRGTHSPFAAALLEALAGNADVYPAASHGQPAGDGVITATELYLYLRDRVEPATVGNRQRQTPGIWPLKKHDKGEYIFLTPGHILNLPPAPPLDASQNPYRGLKSFEEEQSDLFFGRQTLTEKLYNFVNQQPLTVVLGASGSGKSSLVKAGLIPCLKQLNTESNQHQWYILPAIRPGESPLKALNNTLAQTNLPGVSITNFSTEEKLEIIHRRIAAFIQQYPNAKLLLIIDQLEEIVTLCKDGQEREIFLQLLAQIINNYSNSLRLLLTLRSDFEPQFQDTELKQYWTNSRFIVPQMTRFELRQAIEEPASKRVMYFQSENPQFPLIDRLIDEVADMPGALPLLSFTLSELYLKYLKRQQIAQINGTTIDRAITETDYQELGGVARSLTQRADSEYNQLVQLDPAYADSIRHVMLRMIAVGGGELARRRVPLSELEYPPTENQRVQEIIRRFTDARLLVEGQDIEGNLYVEPAHDALVRGWQKLLIWKQEQEEKLILQRRVTPAALEWQSVKNQKKTSGLLTKFEPVISLLDTRLYRIEDLFFSKIKNLVVRKWPSRHNQQESLREKPVQFLWNTNPYLDVLNRELQSNDNWFNQVEAEFVQQSVLQKRHNISLRWRIAIAVILGLSALTLWALNSQRNAKIGETSASRETAEAKLQEQGLDALVYSLRAGKSLLKIFHPGEQLQNQVRGTLQEAVYSVRERIRLEGYKGTVRSVLSPDNQLLASVGDNDTIRLWNLQGDLDKEWQAQQSLVNNLAFSPNGQLIATAGRNDTVRLWNLQGNLVKEWQAQQGFVKSITFSSNGQLLATGGANDTVRLWDLQGNSIGQPFARKLVPEKQEQKLVWGVAFSPDDKIIASAGDDGFISLWNLQGKLLKEWKGNQDDISSIKFSPNGQRLATAGEDNTVRLWNLQGQQFAEFRGHEGRVWDVAFSHDGQQLASAAGDGTVRVWNLQGKQLDKLVGHQGPVRSVSISKDGQQIVSAGDDGTVRVWNLNDQQVKFREHQGKVNSVSFSLDGQRIASAGEDGTVRLWNLQGQQLAQPFQGHQGKVNSVSFSPDGQRIASAGDDGTIRLWNLQGQQLAQPFQGHQGKVNSVSFSLDGQQIASAGDDGTIRLWNLQGQQLAQPFQGHQGKVNSVSFSPDGKRIASAGDDGTVRLWNLQGQSNPQTFQGHLGPVYAVTFSPDGKQIASAGDDGTVRLWNLQSKQPLQPFQVSGIKLKAVAFSRDGKMIVGSGEKGTVQLWNLQGQKFAAWIGHRGSEIESVSFNSDGKLLATAGDDGIAELWHIESLNELIQGGCDRLHDYLDNPTVNQSDRSLCKS; from the coding sequence ATGTCGAAATTCTCACGCAATCTAGCATTTGTGATTGGAATTAACAATTACGGCAAGGGCATTCCTTCCCTGCAAAACGCCGTAAATGATGCCAAAAAATTGGTTGAGGTTCTGCGCCAACAGCATGAATACCATATCTGGGTGTGTTTAGATGAACTAGCAACTCTGAAAAACTTGCATGAACTGTTAAATAAAACTCTTCCTGGACAAGTTCAGCCAGATGACCGACTGCTATTTTACTTTGCCGGTCATGGAATTGCCCTAAATGGTGAAGATGGGCCTGAAGGTTATTTAATTCCTCAAGATGCCAAATCAGAAGATGTACAAACTTACCTACCAATGACTCAGTTGCAAGCAGCTCTTGAGAAATTACCCTGTCGCCATTTTTTGGGAATCCTTGACTGCTGCTTTGCTGGCGCTTTTCGGTGGTCGAGTACCAGAGATTTTTCTACTGTCCCAGAAGTAATTTATCAAGAACGTTACGATCGCTTTATTCAAGACCCAGCATGGCAGATAATTACTTCTGCCGCCTATGACCAAAAAGCTTTAGATGCCTTTGCAATTAACACCGAACGTGGTCGCGGTACTCATTCGCCTTTTGCAGCAGCATTATTAGAAGCTTTAGCAGGAAACGCAGATGTTTATCCTGCTGCTAGTCATGGTCAACCTGCTGGCGATGGGGTAATTACTGCTACGGAATTGTATTTATATTTGCGCGATCGCGTCGAGCCTGCAACTGTCGGCAATCGTCAAAGACAAACCCCTGGTATTTGGCCTTTGAAAAAACATGACAAAGGTGAATATATCTTTCTCACACCCGGACATATATTAAACTTACCACCAGCCCCTCCCCTCGACGCATCCCAAAATCCTTATCGTGGATTAAAATCCTTTGAAGAAGAACAAAGTGATTTATTCTTTGGTAGACAAACATTAACTGAAAAACTATATAATTTTGTCAATCAGCAACCATTAACTGTAGTATTGGGAGCGTCTGGAAGCGGTAAATCAAGTTTAGTCAAAGCGGGTTTGATACCTTGCCTCAAACAATTAAATACCGAATCAAATCAGCATCAGTGGTACATTCTACCAGCTATCCGACCAGGAGAATCACCACTCAAAGCTTTAAATAATACACTGGCCCAGACAAACTTACCAGGTGTTTCCATTACCAACTTTAGTACTGAAGAAAAATTAGAGATTATTCATCGGAGAATTGCTGCTTTCATTCAGCAGTATCCCAATGCAAAATTGCTATTAATAATTGACCAATTAGAAGAAATCGTAACTTTATGTAAAGACGGGCAAGAGCGAGAAATTTTTCTCCAATTATTAGCACAAATAATCAATAATTATTCCAATAGTTTGCGACTTTTACTGACATTACGCAGTGACTTTGAACCACAATTTCAAGATACTGAACTGAAACAATATTGGACAAACTCCCGATTTATCGTGCCGCAAATGACACGATTTGAACTGCGACAAGCAATTGAAGAACCTGCATCAAAACGGGTGATGTACTTTCAGTCTGAAAATCCTCAATTTCCTTTGATAGACAGGCTAATTGATGAAGTCGCAGATATGCCCGGAGCTTTGCCTTTATTATCTTTTACATTGAGTGAACTTTATCTCAAATATTTAAAGCGGCAACAAATCGCTCAAATTAACGGTACAACAATCGATAGAGCAATAACTGAAACAGACTATCAAGAATTAGGAGGTGTAGCACGGAGTCTTACCCAACGAGCTGACAGCGAATACAATCAATTAGTTCAACTAGATCCAGCTTATGCAGATAGCATCCGTCATGTGATGCTGCGAATGATAGCAGTAGGTGGTGGTGAATTAGCAAGGCGGCGAGTGCCATTATCTGAATTAGAATATCCACCAACTGAAAATCAGCGAGTCCAAGAAATAATTAGGCGTTTTACAGATGCACGGTTATTAGTGGAAGGGCAAGATATAGAGGGTAATCTTTATGTAGAACCTGCCCATGATGCCTTAGTGCGGGGATGGCAAAAGCTATTAATCTGGAAACAAGAACAAGAAGAAAAATTAATTTTACAACGGCGAGTAACACCAGCAGCTTTGGAATGGCAAAGTGTTAAAAACCAAAAAAAAACATCAGGGTTATTAACAAAATTTGAACCTGTAATTAGTTTGTTAGATACTAGGCTCTACAGAATAGAAGATTTATTTTTTAGTAAAATCAAGAATTTAGTTGTGCGAAAATGGCCATCAAGACACAATCAGCAAGAGAGCTTGAGAGAAAAACCTGTGCAATTTCTTTGGAATACGAATCCTTATTTAGATGTATTAAATAGAGAATTACAATCAAATGATAACTGGTTTAATCAAGTAGAAGCTGAGTTTGTCCAGCAAAGTGTTTTACAAAAACGCCATAATATTAGTTTGCGATGGCGGATTGCGATCGCAGTTATCTTAGGTTTAAGCGCGTTGACTTTGTGGGCGTTGAATAGTCAAAGAAATGCAAAGATTGGTGAAACCAGTGCTTCTAGAGAAACGGCAGAAGCAAAGCTACAGGAGCAAGGGTTAGATGCGTTGGTTTATAGCCTACGAGCAGGAAAGTCACTTTTGAAAATATTTCATCCAGGTGAGCAGCTACAAAATCAAGTGAGAGGAACGCTGCAAGAAGCAGTTTATTCAGTCAGAGAACGTATTCGCTTGGAAGGGTATAAAGGTACAGTCAGGAGCGTTCTTAGCCCAGATAATCAGCTTTTGGCTAGTGTTGGAGATAACGACACTATCCGCTTGTGGAATTTACAAGGTGATCTTGACAAAGAATGGCAAGCACAGCAAAGCTTGGTTAATAATCTTGCTTTTAGTCCAAATGGTCAACTAATAGCTACCGCCGGTCGCAATGATACTGTCCGCCTGTGGAACTTACAAGGTAATCTTGTCAAAGAATGGCAAGCACAGCAAGGCTTTGTCAAAAGTATTACTTTTAGCTCAAATGGTCAGCTTTTAGCTACCGGAGGAGCAAACGATACTGTCCGCTTGTGGGACTTACAAGGCAACTCTATTGGACAACCTTTCGCAAGGAAGCTTGTGCCTGAAAAACAAGAACAAAAGCTAGTCTGGGGCGTAGCGTTTAGTCCAGACGATAAAATCATCGCTAGCGCTGGTGATGATGGTTTTATTAGCTTGTGGAACTTGCAAGGTAAGCTGTTGAAAGAATGGAAAGGGAATCAAGACGATATCAGCAGTATCAAATTTAGCCCAAATGGTCAGCGACTAGCGACAGCAGGAGAAGATAATACTGTTCGCCTTTGGAACTTGCAAGGTCAGCAATTTGCAGAGTTTAGAGGTCATGAAGGTAGAGTCTGGGATGTGGCATTTAGCCATGATGGCCAGCAACTAGCTAGCGCAGCTGGAGATGGCACTGTTCGTGTGTGGAATTTGCAGGGTAAGCAGTTAGATAAACTTGTAGGGCATCAAGGGCCTGTTAGAAGCGTCAGTATCAGCAAAGATGGTCAGCAAATAGTTAGTGCTGGCGATGATGGGACTGTGCGTGTGTGGAACTTAAACGACCAGCAGGTAAAATTTAGAGAGCATCAAGGCAAAGTCAACAGTGTCAGTTTTAGTCTAGATGGTCAGCGAATAGCCAGCGCTGGAGAAGATGGAACTGTCCGCTTGTGGAACTTGCAAGGTCAACAGTTAGCACAGCCATTTCAAGGTCATCAAGGCAAAGTCAACAGTGTCAGTTTTAGCCCAGATGGTCAGCGAATAGCCAGCGCCGGAGATGATGGAACTATCCGCTTGTGGAACTTGCAAGGTCAACAGTTAGCACAGCCATTTCAAGGTCATCAAGGCAAAGTCAACAGTGTCAGTTTTAGTCTAGATGGTCAGCAAATAGCCAGCGCCGGAGATGATGGAACTATCCGCTTGTGGAACTTGCAAGGTCAACAGTTAGCACAGCCATTTCAAGGTCATCAAGGCAAAGTCAACAGTGTCAGTTTTAGTCCAGATGGAAAGCGAATAGCCAGCGCTGGAGATGATGGTACTGTCCGCTTGTGGAATTTGCAAGGTCAATCAAATCCTCAAACATTTCAAGGTCATCTAGGGCCTGTTTATGCTGTGACGTTCAGTCCCGATGGTAAGCAAATAGCCAGCGCCGGAGATGATGGTACTGTTCGCTTGTGGAATTTGCAAAGTAAACAGCCACTACAGCCATTCCAGGTATCTGGTATCAAACTAAAAGCCGTGGCATTTAGCCGCGATGGCAAAATGATTGTCGGTAGCGGGGAGAAAGGCACAGTGCAGTTGTGGAATTTACAAGGTCAAAAGTTTGCAGCCTGGATAGGACATCGAGGTTCCGAAATCGAAAGCGTTAGTTTTAATAGTGATGGCAAGTTATTGGCTACCGCAGGCGATGATGGTATCGCTGAACTGTGGCACATTGAATCATTAAACGAGTTGATACAAGGAGGTTGCGATCGCCTGCATGATTATTTAGATAACCCGACAGTGAACCAGAGCGATCGCTCTCTATGCAAATCTTAA